CAGCAGTCGCCCGGCCGCGCCCGCGACGAACGCCTCGAACTCCCGGGCCCGGCGGGCGTCCTGGGACGCATGCCGTTGTCGCACCGCGCCTCCCGCCTGAGGCCGATCCTGAGGAAAACGGGCCCGGCCGCGCGCGGATGCGAAACCGTGTACGACGGGGACCCGGTCTCATATGAGGCCAGGCGTGGCCTCGCGGTCAAGAGCTGTGCCAAGGCCGCCGGTGCTCTCCCACGGGCCCACGCGCGCGTGCAGGGCGCTCAGGAGGGCGACGGCTGCTCCGCCCCCGGTACCCCAGGTACCCCATGGGCCGCCATCCGGGCGGAGAGCGCGGTGTTGAAGCGCGTCAGGAGCGTGCAGAACGCCTCACGCTCCTCCGGCGTCCACTCGTGCGTCAGCTCGGCCATCAGCTGACGCCGGGACGAGCGCACTTCCTCCAGTCGCGACTGCCCGCGCGGGGACAGCTGGAGCACCACGGCCCGTCCGTCCTCGGGGTGCGAAGTGCGCTTGACGAGCCCGGTGTCGACGAGCGGAGCCACCTGCCGGGTGACCGTGGACGAGTCGATCCCCATGCTCGCGGCGAGCGCCTTGACGCCCATCGGGCCCTCTTTGTCGAGGCGGTTGAGCAGCAGATACGCGGCGCGGTCCATGGAGTTGCGCACTTGCCCGACCCCGCCGAGCCGGGTCTGTTCGGCACGGCGGGCGAACACCGCCACCTCGTGCTGCAGCGTGTCGAGAAGACCGCTGTCACCGATGATCGTCATGTCCATCGACATTTCAGGTGTTGTGGGCATGGCCGGGGGCTCACTTCGTGGAGGGCTGGCTAATGGGGGAGCTGATTGGGGGACAGGGTACGCGGCCGGGACGCGGGGCGTACCGGCGCTGCGTAATCCGGTCTCGGAGGTTGGTCACAGCGGCGTCCGCCGCGTGTGAACTGCGAGACTTGAGTCATGAACTACCGCGGGGCTTCCCTTTCCTTGCCGTCGGTCACCCTCGACGACGTGCGCGGTGCCCAGAAGATGCTCTCGGGCGTGGCGCGGGTGACCGCGATGGAGGGCAGCCGGCATCTGACCCAGCTGGTGGGCGCCCCGGTGCACTTCAAGTGCGAGAACCTCCAGCGGACGGGATCGTTCAAGCTGCGCGGTGCCTACGTCCGTATCGCCGGGCTGCTGCCCGAGGAGCGGGCCGCGGGGGTCGTGGCCGCGAGCGCGGGCAACCACGCGCAGGGCGTCGCCCTGGCGTCCGCGCTGCTCGGCGTGCGCTCGACGGTGTTCATGCCGAAGGGCGCCCCACTGCCGAAGATCAGCGCCACGAAGGACTACGGCGCCGAGGTGCGCCTGCACGGCCAGGTGGTCGACGAGACGCTGGCCGCCGCGCAGGAGTACGCGGCCGAGACGGGCGCGGTGTCCATCCACCCCTTCGACCACCCCGACATCATCGCCGGTCAGGGGACGGTCGGCCTGGAGATCCTGGAGCAGTGCCCGGAGGTGCGGACGATCGTCGTCGGCATCGGCGGGGGCGGGCTCGCGGCGGGTATCGCGATCGCGGTGAAGGCGCTCAGGCCGGACGTGCGGATCGTGGGCGTGCAGGCGGCGGGCGCGGCAGCGTACCCGCCCTCGCTGGGGGCCGGGCGCCCGGTGTCGATCGAGAACCCGGCGACGATGGCCGACGGCATCAAGGTCGGGCGGCCCGGCGACGTGCCGTTCGGGATCATCGGCGATCTGGTGGACGAGGTCCGCACGGTGACGGAGGACGAGCTGTCCACCGCGCTGCTGCTGTGCCTGGAGCGGGCCAAGCTGGTCGTCGAGCCGGCCGGGGCGAGCCCGGTCGCGGCGCTGCTGAGCGATCCCGGTTCCTTCGAGGGGCCGGTCGTGGCGGTGCTGTCCGGCGGCAACGTCGATCCGCTGCTGCTCCAGCGCATCCTGCGGCACGGCATGGCCGCGCAGGGCCGCTACCTGGCCGTACGGCTCCGGTTGACGGACCGGCCGGGCGCCCTCGCGACGCTTCTCGGGGCGTTGTCAGTGGTCGACGCTAACGTCCTCGATGTGAGCCACGTACGGACCGACCCACGGCTCGGGCTCACGGAGGCGGAGGTCGAGCTGCACCTGGAGACGAAGGGCCCGGCACACT
The nucleotide sequence above comes from Streptomyces sp. NL15-2K. Encoded proteins:
- a CDS encoding MarR family transcriptional regulator — its product is MSMDMTIIGDSGLLDTLQHEVAVFARRAEQTRLGGVGQVRNSMDRAAYLLLNRLDKEGPMGVKALAASMGIDSSTVTRQVAPLVDTGLVKRTSHPEDGRAVVLQLSPRGQSRLEEVRSSRRQLMAELTHEWTPEEREAFCTLLTRFNTALSARMAAHGVPGVPGAEQPSPS
- the ilvA gene encoding threonine ammonia-lyase → MNYRGASLSLPSVTLDDVRGAQKMLSGVARVTAMEGSRHLTQLVGAPVHFKCENLQRTGSFKLRGAYVRIAGLLPEERAAGVVAASAGNHAQGVALASALLGVRSTVFMPKGAPLPKISATKDYGAEVRLHGQVVDETLAAAQEYAAETGAVSIHPFDHPDIIAGQGTVGLEILEQCPEVRTIVVGIGGGGLAAGIAIAVKALRPDVRIVGVQAAGAAAYPPSLGAGRPVSIENPATMADGIKVGRPGDVPFGIIGDLVDEVRTVTEDELSTALLLCLERAKLVVEPAGASPVAALLSDPGSFEGPVVAVLSGGNVDPLLLQRILRHGMAAQGRYLAVRLRLTDRPGALATLLGALSVVDANVLDVSHVRTDPRLGLTEAEVELHLETKGPAHCAEVGRALRDAGYTVIG